One genomic window of Thermodesulfovibrionia bacterium includes the following:
- a CDS encoding DUF4337 domain-containing protein produces the protein MADEKKEPWLNYLALATVLLAVCATLSTFRGGSFSTRSVLAQSQASNQWAYYQSKSIKSYIYEMQKDKLELELKEKRPKLSPEIIGDYEKNINAYSGKIKKYEEEKAAIEKDAKAQESIRDEAQMHSRQFGMAVIFLQIAILLSSIAALLKKKPVWVIGLFSGAVGIFYFVNGFLMVVK, from the coding sequence ATGGCTGACGAAAAAAAAGAACCCTGGCTGAACTACCTCGCGCTCGCGACCGTCCTTCTGGCGGTATGTGCAACGCTTTCAACTTTTAGAGGCGGCAGCTTCTCCACGCGTTCCGTGCTTGCGCAGTCACAGGCCTCAAATCAGTGGGCATACTATCAGTCCAAAAGCATAAAGAGCTACATATACGAGATGCAGAAAGACAAGCTTGAGCTTGAACTGAAGGAGAAGAGGCCCAAGCTTTCGCCTGAAATAATTGGGGATTACGAGAAGAATATTAATGCCTATTCAGGAAAGATAAAAAAGTATGAAGAAGAAAAGGCTGCCATTGAGAAGGACGCAAAAGCGCAGGAGTCCATTAGAGATGAAGCTCAAATGCATTCCCGCCAGTTCGGCATGGCTGTCATATTTCTTCAGATAGCGATACTCCTCTCATCAATCGCTGCGCTGCTGAAGAAAAAACCGGTCTGGGTCATAGGTCTCTTCAGCGGCGCGGTCGGGATATTCTATTTTGTGAATGGATTTTTGATGGTTGTTAAATAG
- a CDS encoding bifunctional 4-hydroxy-2-oxoglutarate aldolase/2-dehydro-3-deoxy-phosphogluconate aldolase codes for MDVNRFKELPILGILRGITSESVKPLTETAVSSGLKAIEVTMNTPDAAGLIRQMIKAADGRITVGAGTVLSLKDLHSALDAGATFIVMPTLVTDVMEYCVKNSIPVFPGALTPQEIYNAWNAGATMVKVFPAKFFGPSYIKEIKGPFQDIKLLACGGITPETIGPFFSSGADAVAFGGGIFKKEWIDAGKFSLIEEAIKKLISGFRITRGVPV; via the coding sequence ATGGACGTAAACCGCTTTAAAGAACTGCCCATCTTGGGGATATTGCGCGGCATCACGTCAGAGAGCGTGAAGCCGCTTACTGAAACTGCGGTATCCTCCGGCCTCAAAGCGATCGAGGTCACAATGAACACGCCTGACGCAGCCGGTCTTATAAGGCAGATGATCAAGGCGGCTGATGGCCGTATCACTGTCGGCGCCGGAACTGTACTCTCACTTAAAGACCTGCACTCTGCGCTTGATGCCGGCGCGACATTCATTGTTATGCCCACACTTGTAACTGACGTAATGGAATATTGCGTAAAAAATTCTATACCTGTCTTTCCCGGTGCGCTCACACCGCAGGAGATATATAACGCGTGGAATGCCGGTGCGACAATGGTCAAGGTATTCCCCGCAAAGTTCTTCGGCCCTTCTTACATCAAAGAGATAAAAGGCCCATTTCAGGACATAAAGCTTCTTGCCTGCGGCGGCATCACACCTGAAACTATCGGCCCCTTCTTTTCTTCAGGCGCGGATGCGGTAGCCTTCGGCGGAGGCATATTCAAAAAAGAATGGATCGATGCCGGGAAATTCTCACTTATAGAAGAAGCGATAAAAAAACTGATTTCGGGTTTTAGAATAACGCGTGGTGTTCCCGTTTAA
- a CDS encoding CbiX/SirB N-terminal domain-containing protein, which yields MEIIIIAAHGSPSKEASNVEDIAERLHRMIHTECNKDCVRIAYLQFNKPTITDAIERAVEDGADKIIIHPFFLSSGIHVTESIPKIIKEAEDIYPDVKFIYTEPLGFHNKLAEVVLERIKTVTDIKSD from the coding sequence ATGGAGATAATCATAATTGCGGCGCACGGCAGTCCGTCAAAAGAGGCAAGCAATGTCGAGGATATTGCTGAACGCCTTCACAGGATGATACACACTGAATGCAATAAAGATTGTGTGAGGATTGCGTATCTTCAGTTCAATAAACCGACCATAACAGATGCGATAGAGAGGGCTGTTGAAGACGGTGCAGACAAAATAATAATTCACCCATTCTTCTTAAGCAGCGGCATTCATGTGACAGAGAGTATTCCAAAAATAATCAAGGAAGCAGAAGATATATATCCTGATGTGAAGTTCATTTATACAGAGCCGCTCGGCTTTCACAATAAACTGGCTGAGGTGGTACTTGAAAGGATAAAGACTGTTACTGATATAAAATCAGATTAG
- the bamD gene encoding outer membrane protein assembly factor BamD → MSILKKLFLPVLILFFIAACSSDKAALKDSGISEAEEALIQANEKINNKDYEAAKVLLEKVKTTDTTMKFATLAQIRLADIYFEQELFDEASIEYENFLSMHPYNKYAPYAQFQLAMSFYKQMTTVDVSYSLALRALKEFRILQESYPRNPYMDVTETRIAKCLSILAEHELYVGMFYFNKEAYASAASRFNELLEKYPDLKKEADVYYYLGLSYKNLGEKEKALKAFTTLIEKFPATALAKEAEDIIAKIK, encoded by the coding sequence ATGAGCATTCTAAAGAAGCTTTTCCTGCCTGTCCTTATTCTTTTCTTTATAGCTGCATGCTCTTCTGATAAAGCGGCTCTCAAGGATTCCGGCATATCCGAGGCTGAAGAGGCTTTGATCCAGGCAAATGAGAAGATAAATAATAAGGACTATGAAGCGGCAAAGGTTCTGCTTGAGAAGGTCAAGACAACCGATACCACCATGAAGTTCGCGACTTTGGCTCAGATCCGGTTGGCAGATATATATTTTGAACAGGAGCTCTTTGACGAAGCTTCCATTGAGTATGAAAATTTTCTATCCATGCATCCGTATAACAAATACGCCCCATACGCTCAGTTCCAGCTGGCAATGAGCTTCTACAAGCAGATGACCACGGTCGATGTCAGCTATTCGCTTGCGCTCAGGGCGCTGAAGGAGTTCAGGATACTGCAGGAGAGTTATCCCAGAAACCCCTATATGGATGTTACTGAGACAAGAATAGCTAAGTGCTTAAGCATCCTTGCCGAACATGAACTGTATGTCGGCATGTTCTATTTTAATAAGGAGGCTTACGCCTCAGCAGCAAGCCGGTTCAATGAACTGCTTGAGAAATATCCTGATCTGAAGAAAGAGGCTGATGTATATTATTATTTAGGCCTTTCATATAAAAACCTCGGGGAGAAAGAGAAGGCGCTGAAGGCTTTCACAACCCTTATCGAGA
- a CDS encoding HD domain-containing protein, with protein MTDNDLTLLKKWFSDYTSSFHSFNKGDDNNYKLKIEHTLNVCENIVYISKGESLSNNTILLAETIGLFHDIGRFRQFKEYKTFMDSRSVNHGLLGAETLISEKTLTLLPDNEQSLITQAVKFHNAFALPDLKGRDILLLLKLIRDADKIDIFRVFIDYYESSDDERASAAAHGLPDNSEYSKELLDSISSKKHISYSDLRTLNDFKLMHLSWAYTLNFLSSYRLLKNKNYINRIIQHLPQTEEILKTGDLVLEHLRQRVDEDRA; from the coding sequence ATGACCGATAATGACCTGACACTCCTTAAGAAATGGTTTTCAGATTACACATCCTCTTTCCATTCATTCAACAAGGGAGATGATAACAACTATAAACTTAAGATCGAACATACCCTGAATGTATGCGAAAACATAGTCTATATTTCAAAAGGAGAGTCATTAAGCAATAACACAATTCTTCTTGCCGAGACGATCGGCCTCTTTCATGACATAGGCCGGTTCCGCCAGTTTAAAGAATATAAAACCTTTATGGACAGCAGGTCTGTTAATCACGGCCTTCTGGGGGCTGAGACATTGATCAGCGAAAAGACCTTGACCCTTCTTCCTGATAATGAACAATCCCTTATCACGCAGGCCGTAAAATTCCATAACGCGTTTGCCCTCCCTGACCTGAAAGGCCGGGATATATTATTGCTGTTAAAGCTGATACGCGATGCTGACAAGATAGATATATTTCGTGTCTTTATAGATTATTATGAAAGCAGCGATGATGAGAGGGCCTCGGCAGCGGCACATGGACTTCCAGACAATTCTGAATATTCAAAAGAGCTGCTTGATAGTATCTCTTCAAAAAAGCACATCTCGTATTCCGACCTTAGGACCTTAAATGATTTTAAGCTTATGCACCTTTCATGGGCATATACCCTGAATTTTTTAAGTTCATACAGATTATTAAAAAACAAAAACTATATAAATAGGATAATTCAGCATCTGCCGCAGACAGAAGAGATATTAAAGACTGGAGACCTGGTGCTTGAGCATCTCAGGCAGAGAGTGGATGAGGACAGGGCATGA
- a CDS encoding MORN motif precursor encodes MKRPALTIASIFFSIIMLASFVHAACTEGKCVTGIGTMTFENKDKYAGEWKASKQNGQGTMTYANGNVYTGGWKDDLKEGQGTITYKDGDKYVGGWKNDLMDGQGTYTWVEGDSYVGEWKDGYENGQGTMTYSDGGKYIGEFKNDIRDGQGTYTWSNGDVYVGGWKAGMLDGQGIMTYTDGGKYAGEYKNDERDGQGTHTWADGGKYVGEWINGTQNGQGTHTWANGDVYTGGWKNGQMNGQGKKTWGTGEWQGDVYVGEWKNNLMDGYGTYTWGHGEWQGDVYVGGFKNHMKSGQGSYTYTDGSKYVGEWKNDLMDGQGTYTYKDGGKYSGEYKNDERDGYGTYTWANGDVYIGGWKIGMLDGQGTYTYATGSKYSGEFKNDTRDGYGTYTYADGGQYVGEWRNGQANGQGTETWSSGARYVGEYKNDKVDGQGTFNYADGGQYSGEFKNDTRDGYGTYIWPDGQQWSGQWRNGEMVQ; translated from the coding sequence ATGAAAAGACCAGCCTTAACAATCGCCTCTATTTTTTTCAGCATCATAATGCTCGCATCATTTGTTCATGCGGCATGTACAGAGGGCAAATGTGTAACCGGAATCGGAACAATGACTTTTGAAAACAAAGACAAGTATGCAGGAGAATGGAAAGCGAGCAAGCAGAACGGCCAGGGCACGATGACATATGCTAACGGCAATGTGTATACAGGCGGATGGAAAGATGACCTAAAAGAGGGGCAAGGTACCATTACCTACAAGGACGGCGACAAGTATGTCGGCGGATGGAAAAATGACCTGATGGATGGGCAAGGCACTTATACATGGGTAGAAGGCGATAGTTATGTAGGTGAGTGGAAAGACGGTTATGAGAACGGCCAGGGAACTATGACCTACTCAGACGGCGGGAAGTATATCGGTGAATTCAAAAATGACATAAGGGATGGACAGGGTACTTATACATGGTCAAATGGCGATGTTTATGTAGGCGGATGGAAAGCTGGTATGTTGGATGGCCAGGGGATCATGACCTACACAGACGGCGGCAAGTATGCCGGTGAGTACAAAAATGATGAGCGCGATGGACAGGGCACACATACATGGGCAGATGGCGGTAAATATGTCGGTGAATGGATCAACGGCACGCAAAATGGGCAAGGCACACATACATGGGCAAATGGAGATGTTTACACAGGCGGATGGAAAAACGGCCAAATGAACGGACAAGGCAAAAAGACATGGGGAACCGGCGAATGGCAAGGCGATGTTTATGTGGGTGAATGGAAAAATAATTTAATGGATGGATACGGCACTTATACATGGGGACATGGCGAATGGCAAGGCGATGTTTATGTGGGTGGATTTAAAAATCACATGAAAAGCGGGCAAGGCAGCTATACATACACAGACGGCAGCAAGTATGTCGGTGAATGGAAAAATGACCTGATGGACGGCCAGGGCACATATACCTATAAAGACGGCGGCAAATATTCAGGTGAATACAAAAATGATGAGCGCGATGGTTACGGCACATACACATGGGCAAATGGCGATGTATATATTGGCGGATGGAAAATTGGCATGCTGGATGGACAAGGCACATATACCTATGCAACAGGCAGTAAGTATTCAGGTGAATTCAAAAATGACACAAGGGATGGCTATGGAACCTACACATACGCTGATGGCGGTCAGTATGTCGGCGAATGGAGAAACGGCCAAGCGAACGGACAGGGTACTGAGACATGGTCAAGCGGCGCAAGATATGTCGGTGAATATAAAAATGACAAAGTAGACGGCCAGGGCACATTTAACTATGCAGACGGAGGCCAGTATTCAGGTGAATTCAAAAATGACACAAGAGATGGTTACGGCACTTACATATGGCCGGACGGCCAGCAATGGTCAGGACAGTGGAGAAATGGGGAGATGGTGCAGTAG
- the cbiB gene encoding adenosylcobinamide-phosphate synthase CbiB translates to MTEVIVLTAAYVLDLMIGDPQWFPHPVRIIGWEIEKMERILSYKEHVTERMEKFAGILLVIIIISSTYGSFYFLNSFLINTDLPKTVSYLAFGFLIYLTSTTLATNDLIRSGKAVVAAVTAGDKEGARKKLRLIVGRDTKELDDKGILKAVIETLSENTSDGIIAPIFYFAIGGLPLAMTYKAVNTLDSMVGYRNERYKNFGWASARLDDIVNFIPARITGMLIVMATFILKMSATAGHLSLRTMLRDGRKHLSPNSGIPEAAMAGALGIRLGGPSFYAGMLVEKPYIGLEEKSEVKEDVSYLNASENALSIVKITSLLGFGIALMLLYLRTAI, encoded by the coding sequence ATGACAGAGGTGATCGTTCTGACAGCAGCATATGTATTGGACTTGATGATCGGCGATCCACAGTGGTTCCCGCATCCTGTGAGGATAATCGGATGGGAAATTGAAAAGATGGAAAGGATATTAAGTTATAAGGAACATGTCACAGAGAGGATGGAGAAGTTTGCAGGAATCCTTCTCGTGATAATCATAATCAGCTCGACTTACGGATCCTTTTATTTCTTAAACTCATTTCTGATAAATACAGATCTGCCGAAGACGGTTTCTTATCTTGCATTTGGTTTTCTTATATATCTGACATCAACAACCCTCGCTACCAATGACCTTATTAGATCCGGCAAGGCTGTAGTTGCCGCTGTGACCGCAGGCGACAAAGAAGGCGCAAGAAAGAAGCTCAGACTTATTGTCGGCAGAGACACAAAAGAGCTTGATGACAAAGGCATATTAAAGGCGGTCATTGAGACGCTTTCTGAAAATACTTCAGACGGAATAATCGCTCCGATCTTCTACTTTGCGATAGGAGGCCTGCCGCTGGCGATGACATACAAAGCGGTCAACACGCTTGATTCAATGGTCGGCTACAGGAATGAGAGGTACAAGAACTTCGGATGGGCGTCTGCGAGATTGGATGATATCGTCAATTTTATCCCAGCGAGAATTACAGGCATGCTGATCGTGATGGCAACATTTATTCTGAAGATGTCAGCCACAGCCGGTCATCTGTCATTGAGAACCATGCTCCGCGACGGCAGGAAACATTTAAGCCCGAACAGCGGGATACCTGAGGCTGCAATGGCAGGCGCGCTCGGCATCAGGCTCGGAGGCCCTTCATTTTACGCAGGCATGCTTGTGGAGAAGCCTTACATAGGCCTAGAGGAAAAGTCAGAGGTTAAAGAAGATGTGTCTTATCTTAATGCTTCAGAGAATGCATTATCTATTGTTAAGATCACATCCCTGCTCGGCTTTGGCATTGCGCTGATGCTTCTGTATCTGAGGACTGCTATATGA
- a CDS encoding aldolase catalytic domain-containing protein, translating into MYREQIKVLDCTIRDGGLINKHNFDHRFVREVYKAISAAGVDYIEIGYKNSKDYFSPDEYGPWKFCDDDVIRKVIDGIESKAKISVMVDVGRVHLDDIKPADQSPIDVIRTATYVKGIDKAIYMCNHFADKGYETAINIMAISKDRGPELDEALHQIEEESKADVVNIVDSFGSLYQENIEELVKRFKSIIKTKEIGFHGHNSMQLAFSNTIEAIIHNANYMDATVYGIGRGSGNCPLELLIGFLKNPKYDIRPILDLISKEFIPLREKMEWGYIIPYAIAGMLNEHPKNAIALRDSDKKEDYRAFYDSIVD; encoded by the coding sequence ATGTACAGGGAACAGATAAAAGTATTAGACTGCACCATCCGTGATGGCGGTCTTATAAATAAGCACAATTTTGACCACAGGTTTGTGCGCGAGGTGTATAAGGCGATCTCAGCTGCAGGCGTGGATTACATTGAGATAGGATATAAGAATTCCAAGGACTATTTCTCTCCGGATGAATACGGGCCGTGGAAGTTCTGTGATGATGATGTGATCAGAAAAGTTATAGACGGGATAGAATCAAAGGCCAAGATCTCCGTCATGGTGGATGTGGGACGCGTTCATCTTGATGATATAAAGCCTGCTGACCAGAGCCCTATAGATGTTATAAGAACTGCTACTTATGTAAAAGGCATAGACAAGGCTATTTACATGTGCAACCATTTTGCAGACAAGGGTTATGAGACCGCCATCAACATAATGGCCATATCAAAAGACAGGGGGCCTGAGCTTGATGAGGCGCTCCATCAGATAGAGGAAGAGAGCAAGGCTGATGTTGTTAATATTGTCGATAGTTTCGGATCCTTATATCAGGAAAATATTGAGGAACTGGTCAAAAGGTTCAAGTCGATAATCAAGACGAAAGAGATCGGCTTTCACGGCCACAACTCCATGCAGCTTGCATTTTCAAACACAATAGAGGCGATCATCCATAATGCCAATTATATGGATGCAACTGTTTACGGAATAGGGCGCGGCTCAGGCAACTGTCCCCTTGAACTGCTGATCGGTTTTTTAAAGAATCCGAAATATGATATACGCCCCATCCTTGACCTGATATCTAAAGAGTTCATCCCGCTCAGGGAGAAGATGGAGTGGGGATACATCATACCTTATGCAATAGCAGGTATGCTGAATGAACATCCAAAAAATGCGATCGCTTTAAGAGACAGCGATAAGAAAGAAGACTACAGGGCCTTTTACGACAGCATTGTTGATTAG
- the cobD gene encoding threonine-phosphate decarboxylase CobD, whose translation MKTITPNSLEHGGNIYRIAEELGVSESRLIDFSASINPLGISDKVKDVINRELNGLVNYPDPDTKMLRHKIAEHNGIDPETIICGNGSTELIYLIPRALKPRKVLIPAPTFSEYERACRLSSKLRVESYELKKENGFEVIPDKFIKAMQGCDMAFLCNPNNPTGHLLEKHDVLMIAEAAKKMKCYLIVDEAFIDFVPEGSVIRDVQENPYLIVLRSMTKFYALTGLRIGYGVFHKDLIERIKEFKEPWTVNHLAQKTAIAAIADDEYAVETHDLIKREKEFLEKSFQELNIKYLPSSVNYYLLKMENPERIVSALNAKGILVRDCSNFRGLEGSYIRVAVKSRSDNEMLLKELSKLR comes from the coding sequence ATGAAAACGATTACTCCAAATTCGCTGGAACATGGAGGGAATATCTACAGGATAGCTGAAGAACTTGGCGTTTCTGAAAGCAGGCTCATTGATTTCAGCGCATCCATCAATCCTCTCGGCATTTCAGACAAGGTGAAAGACGTTATCAACAGAGAACTGAATGGTCTGGTTAATTATCCCGATCCTGACACAAAGATGTTGAGGCATAAGATTGCCGAACATAATGGCATTGACCCTGAGACGATCATCTGCGGCAATGGCAGCACGGAGCTTATTTATCTTATACCGCGTGCGCTAAAGCCAAGGAAAGTTTTGATCCCTGCGCCGACATTTTCAGAATATGAGAGGGCGTGCAGATTGAGTTCAAAGTTAAGAGTTGAGAGCTATGAGTTAAAGAAAGAGAATGGTTTTGAGGTAATTCCAGATAAGTTTATCAAAGCTATGCAGGGCTGTGACATGGCTTTCCTCTGCAACCCGAACAATCCGACAGGGCATCTTTTAGAGAAACATGATGTCTTGATGATCGCTGAGGCGGCAAAGAAGATGAAATGCTATCTTATTGTTGACGAGGCGTTCATTGATTTTGTGCCTGAAGGATCGGTGATCCGGGATGTTCAGGAGAATCCATATCTGATCGTACTTCGGTCAATGACAAAGTTTTACGCGCTTACAGGCTTAAGGATCGGGTACGGGGTTTTTCACAAGGACTTAATTGAGAGGATCAAAGAATTCAAAGAACCCTGGACAGTAAATCATCTTGCCCAAAAGACGGCAATCGCCGCTATCGCAGATGATGAGTATGCGGTTGAAACACATGATTTGATAAAGAGAGAAAAAGAATTTCTCGAAAAGAGTTTTCAGGAATTAAATATTAAGTACTTGCCGTCAAGTGTGAATTATTATTTATTAAAAATGGAAAATCCTGAAAGAATAGTTTCAGCGTTAAACGCAAAAGGTATTCTCGTCAGGGATTGTTCAAATTTCAGAGGGCTTGAAGGCTCTTATATCAGGGTTGCTGTTAAATCACGAAGCGATAATGAAATGCTCTTAAAAGAGCTTTCCAAATTAAGGTAA
- the cbpB gene encoding peptide-modifying radical SAM enzyme CbpB has protein sequence MKPTNRGLSFSDIDADWKLALDPDNIFWSVLPKNNNDFMLPQDLIDLYKKEMKHLDTEMHNFRFNEPLNCIYIDPTDRCNANCPYCYIPAKIRQHGTQMTAEQLDTVLSKVEAHFEGAKKKPVIVFHAAEPLLVKDILFGAIKKYHKKMLFGIQTNALLLEKEDVDLIKKYRVGIGISLDASTAEVNNRSRVSREGEGNFKKAVQAIDWFKGYEGLNVICTVNTFNVDKLSEHVKFLHKKKVPMVLLNPVRVTQKRSDKVKPDDKVFAQNLIKAVDTAMELTKKTKQQIVIGNFANVLLAIISPTARRMMCDISPCGGGRTFLTVTADGAMVPCGEFIGMKEFSGGNIFKTSIAKAMDSKPFKEIRSRMVENIEECDVCDFRHICGSPCPAEMYARGNINKKAVFCDFYKEMIVHAFKMIAQDNVKYLLRSDSMDQMAYEYQY, from the coding sequence ATGAAACCAACTAACCGCGGACTCTCATTCTCTGATATTGATGCTGACTGGAAACTGGCGCTTGATCCTGACAATATATTCTGGAGCGTATTGCCGAAAAATAACAACGACTTTATGCTTCCCCAGGATTTGATAGACCTCTATAAAAAAGAGATGAAACACCTCGATACTGAGATGCATAATTTCAGGTTCAATGAGCCTTTGAACTGCATATACATTGACCCGACAGACAGGTGCAATGCCAACTGTCCTTACTGCTACATACCTGCAAAAATAAGACAGCATGGAACGCAGATGACTGCCGAACAGCTTGATACAGTCCTCAGCAAGGTTGAGGCCCATTTTGAGGGCGCAAAGAAAAAACCGGTGATCGTATTTCACGCTGCCGAGCCGCTTCTTGTAAAAGATATTCTCTTTGGCGCGATCAAAAAGTATCACAAGAAGATGCTCTTCGGCATACAGACCAATGCGCTTTTGCTTGAAAAAGAGGATGTGGATCTCATAAAGAAGTATCGCGTTGGTATCGGAATTTCTCTTGACGCTTCAACTGCCGAAGTCAATAACCGCTCCCGCGTTTCAAGAGAGGGCGAGGGGAATTTTAAAAAGGCTGTGCAGGCGATCGACTGGTTTAAAGGATATGAGGGGCTTAATGTTATCTGCACCGTTAATACATTCAACGTAGATAAACTCTCTGAGCACGTTAAATTCCTCCATAAGAAAAAGGTGCCGATGGTGCTTCTTAATCCTGTCCGTGTGACACAGAAGCGCTCTGACAAGGTAAAGCCTGATGACAAGGTCTTTGCGCAGAACCTGATAAAGGCTGTTGATACAGCGATGGAGCTTACAAAGAAGACGAAACAGCAGATCGTTATCGGCAACTTTGCAAATGTATTACTGGCTATCATATCGCCGACCGCAAGGCGCATGATGTGCGACATATCTCCATGCGGAGGCGGCAGGACCTTCCTCACTGTAACTGCGGACGGAGCGATGGTTCCATGCGGCGAATTTATCGGCATGAAGGAGTTCTCAGGCGGAAACATCTTCAAGACATCGATCGCAAAAGCGATGGACTCAAAGCCCTTTAAAGAGATAAGATCAAGAATGGTGGAGAATATTGAAGAATGCGATGTCTGCGACTTCAGGCACATCTGCGGCTCGCCCTGCCCGGCTGAAATGTACGCCCGAGGCAATATCAATAAGAAGGCTGTCTTCTGTGATTTCTATAAAGAGATGATCGTGCACGCCTTTAAGATGATCGCTCAGGACAATGTGAAATATCTCCTGCGCAGTGATTCCATGGATCAGATGGCGTATGAGTATCAGTATTAG